Below is a window of Lacibacter sp. H407 DNA.
CCATGTTTTGCCCAGTCACTTGTTTTCAAATGCAATTCCACATTTCCAACCCAGGTAACATTGTTGACATTGATGGTTGCATGAAGAAAATCGGGGCCTTGATTGCTGTTGAGCAAACCTTGTGTTTTTATGGTAACAGGTTCGTGCGAAACAGTTTGCAGGTTTTCCCGGTTGAAGTACAGGTGTTGCCAAATGAATTGTAACAGGTGCTCGTTCATAACAGGCATGAAGAACAGTTGAAATGTTTGATCAGATGCACAAAATCAATATCCTCCAATAAAAGTAAAAACTATCTGTCACTTAAACCAATAATATATTAAATTATTTATATGTTTTCGATTTACTGTAGCGCCCGCACCACCCTGCTTACCGGTAATCCCATTACATTATAGAAATCGCCTTTAACCCGTTTAATTCCCACCACACCGATCCATTCCTGTATGGCATACGCTCCAGCTTTGTCGTAGGGTTGATATTTATCTACATAAAACTCGATCTGTGTTTTGCTGAGTTGATGAAACTCCACTTCGGTAATATCTGCAAATGCGGTTTCGGTATCGTCCCGCATCAACACAACGCCGGTAATAACCTGATGCGTTTGCCCCGACAGTTCAGTCAAAATTTCAATAGCGTTTTCCCTGTTCACAGGTTTGCCGATCACTTTTCCATTTAACACAACAATGGTATCGGCTGCAAGGATCAATCGGTCGTGACTTAATTCATCTTTTACCGCCAGCGCTTTGTTACGTGCAATATATACCGGCACTTTTTCAATACTCAAGGAAGCAGGATACATTTCATCTGTTTCCTTTACTATTACATCAAACGGAATTTCGGCCCACTCCAGTAATTGTTTGCGTCGGGGCGATTGAGAAGCAAGAATGATTCGTTCCATCAGGCAAAAAATTTAAACAGTATCATTGAAACGATCCCGGTGAAGATCACCGCTTTGATCCATTTACTCAACAAAGAAAAATCTTTTGTTTGGTTCGCTTTGAATAACAGGTACAAAACATAAGCTGTTGGAAGAATGATCAACAGGAAATTGTAACCGGCAGCGATCCACATCCGGAATTGAAGCACATAAAACAAAACCACTATCAGGAGCACTAGCAAGATCACCATCCAGATCGATACAAATACTTTTGAAAACGGAACGCCCCACACGATGGGCATAGTTTTGCAGCCGTACTTTGCATCGCCATCCATGTCTTCAATATCCTTTACCACTTCACGAATAAGCGTAATGATAAATGCAAAGCTGGAATACAGAATGGCCAGCCTTAATAATTTTTGATGCGAACCCGGTTGTATAGGATTCATCAAATCGCTCTGTTGATGGATCGTTAACAGGTACACCACAAACACCACCCAAGCTGTTAATAGCGAAATAAGAATGTTACCTGTCAATAACCGCTTTTTAAACGTGGTGCTGTAAAACCACAATACAAACACACAACCCATATTTGCAAAGCCTACGATCCAGTTTCCATTCTGCAACCCGATATAAAAACCCATCAATACACCTGCAAACGAAAAGAAGAGATGAAAGAAGATTGCCCAGCGCCTGCTGATGCTTCGATCAACCACCATACGACCGGGTTTATTTACCAGATCGATGTTCAAATCAAAATAATCGTTGATCACATAACCGGCTGCAGCAATAAATACAGATGAAAGACAAAGAATAAAAAACAGTTGATGATACTCTCTTGTCATGTACAAACTCCCAAACATAACCGGCTGCACTACACAATAAAAAAACAACACTTGTGTTAACGCAATAAAAACAAGATTGGGCCAACGAATCAGTTTAAAAAAATCGGAGAGCTTCTGCATCAGTTAATTTATGCTGTGAAGATAAGTTGGAATTGGGGAATAAGTTATGAGTTATCGGTTATGAGTTACGGATGGTCGTCAATATTTAACTCAAAACTCATGACCCGTAATTAACTTAATTGCCAAGTGTTACAATGAGCTGATTCCTTGCGCATCAACCGCCCAGTCATCATTCAGCTTTAACACTTTCTCAATTACTTCACGCACACAACCTTTACCGCCGTTGATGGTTGAAATAAATGTTGATACTGCTTTTATTTCAGGCACTGCATCGGCCGGGCAGGCAGAAAGCCCCACCAACTTCATCACCTCCAGATCAGGAATATCATCGCCCATGAACAGGGTTTCGTCCCATTTCAAATGATTGGAAAGGAGAAACTGTGCCAGCACTTCTTCTTTATCCTTCACTTTCATAAACACATTGCGTACGCCGAGATATTCCAGGCGTTCAGCACAGGGTTTACTTACGCTGCCTGAGATTACTGCAACAGTATACCCTTTCTTAACGGCTAACTGTAAGGCATAACCGTCTTTAATATTCATGGTGCGGATATGCTCATTGCCGGGCATAATGATGAGTGAGCCATCGGTGAGCACACCATCCATATCAAACACAAAAGTCTTAATACTGGAGAAACGTTCGAGCAGGTTCATACGTAGTAGTTGCGGTCGAAGTTCTTACTTTTTTCGATACAGCCTTCTTATGCTTTCGGAAAGTTCGTGGTAAAGATCCTGCAAGTGCTCATCGATCTCGAGCAACAGCAAATGCTTTTTTATGGTTTCTTCATCACCCCTGCGAGCCGGACCTGTTTGCATATCAATTGCATTGCCCTGTGTTAAACGGCAGGCCACTTCAATAATGAGGGGATGCAACAATTTAAAATCGAGCCTACGGTCTTTGCAGTAATCTTCTGTTAATGCATACAAATGATTGGTGAAATTGCTCACCATTACTGCCGCCAGGTGCATTTTTAACCGTGTATCATCATCCGCCGGCTGTACATTATCAGAAAAGGAAGCAGCAAAATCGGCCAGCAGCACATTTACTTCATCGGAGTTGCCATCCACCAAAAAAGGAACGGGCGGAATAACGATCATCTCCTTGCGCAAGCTCTGCAACGGATACAACACACCATAGTTGGGCGAGCTGTTACGTAATACCTCTTTGCTTACACTGCCGGCTGTGTGCACCAGTACCTTCCGTTTTAACTTCAGCTGTTTGGCCAGTTCAGGGATAGCACTGTCGGTAACAGCCATAATACAGATATCCGCTTCGGTAGTAATATCGTTGAGCGAAGCAATGGCTTTCGCATTTACTTTCGCAGCAAGCGCTTCTGCATGTGCAGCATTGCGGCTCCACACCTGCACAATGCTGTGATCAGCTTTTTTGATCATTTTCGCCAGCACAGTGGCCGTATTACCCGAACCAAGAAGAACAATATTCATACAACGCAACAGTTAATGAAACGGAAGAAGTAATTTGCAACAAAGTAAACCATCCTTTTCAAAAAATGAAACTCGCCCAGCAATTAGTGATTGGTTATTACCGCACCAAACTCAACATCTTTGCGAAATTATCGAAACGCAAAGCAGCAGAAAAAGCATTTGAATTATTCTGCACACCATATACTTCCAATAAAAAGAAGGCACCGGCTGTATTTGAAAAAGCTGAGAAACTGCATTTAAAAGTGGAACAGTACAACCTGGTTGGTTACCGCTGGAATCATCCGCAAACTAAGAAGGCGCTGATCCTGCATGGTTTTTCATCTACCGTAAAAAAGTTCGATCATTTTGTAATGCCGCTGGTGAAGAAAGGGTATGAAGTGATTGCATTTGATGCGCCTGCACATGGCGACAGCAATGGCAAAACGATTAATGTGTATCAATACCGTGATACCATTAAAAAAGTGTACGAACGCTTTGGGCCCATTCATTCCTTTATTGCACATTCATTTGGCGGACTGGCTCTTTCTTTATTTATGGAAGAACAACCTTACCAGGAAAATAAGAAACTGGTATTGATTGCACCAGCTACCGAAACAGAAAGCGCACTCACCAGTTTTGCCGAAGTGCTGAAGATTGATGAGGAAGTAAAAGAAGAAATGCGCAAGATCATTTTTGAAAAGAGCGGACATACCAGCGATAAAATTTCTGTTCGACACGCAGCGAATAAAATTAAAGCAGACGTATTGTGGATTCACGATGAAGACGATGATGTAACCCCATGGGCTGATGCAGAAAAAGTAAAGCAGGATCATCATCCCAATTTTCAGTTCATGCTCACCAAAGGTTTAGGCCACCGACGGATTTACAGGGATAATAAAGTGAAAAAGGCGATTATGGAGTTTTTGTAATTGAAATTACTCATTTTTTTTAAATTGCATTTGATTAACATTTATATGAAAAGCATTTTAGTTATTTTCTTGCTCAGTTGTAATTATTTATATGCACAGAAATTTAAAATAGATCCTGGGGTATCCATACATTCTGGTTTTGGACAGCTCAATCGTTACAATGAAACATTGCCAGTGCATACAGTTTTTGGAGGTTTTCTTTTTTTTCCACGCTACATTTTTAAAGAAAACAACAACGCTTCTTTAAGTATTGGTATTCCTTTATCCATTGGTTTAGGCGAAAGTGAATTTTCAAGTACAAACAAACCCCTTGCAGTTGACATCCCACTGACAATTGACTATAATTTTGGTAAAGGAGCAACACGAGATAGCGATAAAAAAAGAGGTGTTTTTTTGGGGGCTGGTTTTAACTATACTCTTACCAAAATAAGTGCTGTTGCCTATACAACTCCGCCTTGGGATGAATCCGATTTTAATTATTTAAACAGCTATGGTGTTCTTGTTCATGGGGGAGTAAGATTTAGGATTCTTCAGATTCGACTTTCCTACGCCAAAAGTTTTAGCGAAGGCAAATTCAACTTTTTTAGTGCAGGGCTTCTTGGAAGTTTTTAAACCCGAAACATCTTCTTACTTCAACAGTATTGATATACTGCAAAAAACAATCAAATGAAAACAAACTTATTCAGCTTTCTAATTACGGCGTTCTTATTCCCCCAATTATGTGCTCAAACATTTTCGTATGGGGAAAGCAACGAGTTATCAATGGGATTACAATCAGGAATTACAAACCAGATTGGCACTATCGGTGATTCTTATTATGTAATTGAACATAGTTCACCAATTACTTCCAACCCCATTGTGCATATCCGACAAATTGATATAAATACGCTGCTCGTAAAACAGACTGTGAACATTAATAAAATACTTACTGAAAAAATTAAAACCGAATTTGCTGGATTTGGTGACCTAATCGCTATCAAGGATAATATTTACCTTTTTTATTTCAAAGATGACAAGGCAAGCAAGAATATATTTTTTTGTTATGCTCAAGCTCTTGATCAAAATCTTAACCCCGTTGGTAGTCCTGTGAAAGTTTCTAGTATTACATCTGACTACAATACTAAAACAGGATTATTAGTCTCCAGAGACGGCTCAGAATTTGGCAGAGGTTTGAAAGTTGATAACCGGCATAAATTTGGTCTTGCGAAAAATTTCTTTTACACAATCTCACCTGACTCGACGAAAATCGTATTTCTGTCTAATACACCGATTGCAAAGGGAAACAACTATGTCCATTTTTCCATGTTTGATCTCTTGAAGAATGAGATTACTGAACATGAATATGAGATAGAATTGAAAGCAAAAGTGGCTGACCTTACTGATTTTAAAGTTGATAACGACGGTAGCATCTTTTTTTCAACACTATCCTATTCTTCTAAATCATCTGTAACAGATGTAAATACCCCTAGTACTATTGAAGCCTTGCTGCATAAACGATATGCAAAAACAACTGAAAAAGATAAGTCGATTGTTTTATCATTAAACGGGAAACGTATCAATTCTTTGTCCATGGACTTTACATTAAACGGAAAAATGCTGCTTACAGGTGTATATAGTAACAACCCGACTGAATATATAAATCATGGTATTTTTTCATTCATGGTAAATATAGCTGACCTTTCAAATCTCAAAAGCAACACCAGAGAATACCCTGTAGACCTCTTAAAAATATGGTTTGGAGAAAAAGATGAAAAGAAATTAAATGGCCTTGACTTTGTTATTGCACTTTCAAAACCATTGATTGCACCAGATGGCACAGCGTATTACTTTGCACACCGCCTGAAGTTGTTTGAATATACGACTCCTAAATACACTACAATATCAGAAGAATATCGTGGAGCCTTGTTCTACCAAATAAAGCCAAACGGCGAAATTGGCTGGATCGATCTTACTTATCAGGAAAGCAAGAATTACGAAGGCTATACGAGAGTAGGTGGATTTATAACTCTTCTTCATAACAATAATTTCGTGCTTGGATATAATAACCGAATAAAAGGAAAAAGGGGACTTGAATATAGGGTGTACGATTACGATGGTAAGATGACTACCAAGTTCATCCCCTATGATAAAAAATTTGACAACCATAGTCTGATCTCATCAACTTATATCCAAAAAGAGGATAAACACTACTTACTGCTTGCTGATTTAAATGTTATGAGGCTTGTTAAAGAGTTTATACCAATGAAAATAATATTCTGATAATTTAAAGAATAACTCAAATTTCTGTATTCATTTTTTTCAAACAATACAAAAGCTGCACATTTTCTATTCAAAAAAATAGCGCCTCGGTTCGGTTTTTAAAAACCGAACCGAGGCGCTAAAGTTCCACTGATTTTCATCTACTCATCACTCAACTTTTTTCATTAATTGCCCCTCCTGCCGCACTCTTTTCTTGCATTTATCAATCATTTTATAATATTGTGCTGCCGATGTCCCTTAAAAAGCCGGCTTGTGGAACCAACTTATGGCTAAGAATTTATTGATAGTAGAGAGCCCTGCCAAAGCAAAAACGATTGAAAAGATCCTCGGAAAAGACTTCGAGGTGAAGAGTTGCTATGGCCATATCCGTGACCTCGAAAAGGATGAAATGGGTATTGATGTCAACAATAATTTCGAACCCCGTTATATTGTGCCCGATGAAAAGGAACGGGTGGTAAAAGACCTAAAAGCACTGGCAAAAAAAAGTGATGAAGTATGGCTGGCAACGGATGAGGACCGTGAAGGTGAAGCCATCAGCTGGCATTTGTGTGAGGTGCTGGGCCTCGATCCTTACAAAACAAAGCGCATTGTTTTTCATGAAATTACCAAGCCTGCCATCCAGAAAGCAGTGCAAAATCCACGGACCGTTAACATGGATCTTGTGCATGCGCAGCAGGCCCGCAGAATTTTGGATCGGATTGTTGGTTTCGAACTCAGTCCGGTGCTGTGGCGCAAAATGAGCATGCGGAACAACCTCAGCGCAGGCCGTGTACAAAGTGTGGCCGTTCGCTTAATTGCCGAACGTGAACGTGAGATCAATGCATTTACTGCTACTTCTTCCTTCAAAATAGAAGCATTGTTTACTGCCAAAGATTTGAGCGACCGCAATGTGACGTTCAAGGCCGAAGCAAAGAAGCAAAACACGGCAGATGATGCGGAAAAGTTTTTGAACAGTTGCAAGGGTGCTACATATAAAGTAAAAGATATCCAAGTACGTCCCGGTAAAAAATCACCGGCACCTCCTTTCACCACTTCAACCTTACAACAGGAAGCCAGCAGAAAACTTGGCTACTCAGTAAGCCGCACTATGCAGCTTGCACAAAAGTTGTATGAAAGTGGTAAGATCACTTACATGCGTACCGATAGTGTGAGCTTGAGTGATACGGCTCTTGGTGATCTCACACGTACCATAAAAGGTATGTATGGCGACAAGTATCATCAGTTCCGCAAGTTCAAAAACAAAAATGAAAGTGCACAAGAGGCGCATGAAGCCATCCGCCCCACTTACATGGAAAATACAACGGTTGAGGATCAAGATCTACGTCGTTTGTATGAACTCATCTGGAAACGTACCATGGCATCGCAAATGGCTGATGCGGAATTGGAACGTACCACTGCTCTCATTTCTATTTCAAGTAACAATGAAGAATTAAAAGCCGAAGGTGAAGTGTTGAAGTTTGATGGCTTTTTAAAAGTATATCGTGAAGACAAAGATGATGATGATATCAACGAAGATGAAACACAGGAAGGCATGTTGCCACCGTTGGCAGTTGGTCAACAACTACCGCTAAATGAAATGAATGCAACGGAACGTTTCACCCGTCCTGCGCCAAGATATACGGAAGCATCGCTGGTAAAAAAACTGGAAGAGTTGGGTATTGGTCGCCCGTCTACATACGCTCCTACTATTTCAACTGTTTTGAAAAGAGGTTATGTGGAGAAACGTGACAAAGAAGGTGTACGCCGTGATTTCCGTGTGTTACAATTGAAGAACGATGCTGTGAGCAAAAGCATGGAACAGGAAAACACCGGTGCAGAAAAATCGAAACTCTTCCCTACTGATCTTGGTTTGGTGGTAACGGATTTTCTGAAACAGCATTTCGAAAGCATCATGGATTATGGCTTCACTGCACATATTGAAGGTGAGTTTGATGATGTGGCCGAAGGAAAGTTGAAATGGAACACAATGCTGGAGGAATTCTACAGTCCGTTTAAACGTGATGTAGATAACACCATTGAAAATGCTGAACGTATTAAAGGGGAACGTGAATTAGGGATTGATGCTGAAAGCGGTAAAAAGATCGTTGCACGCATGGGACGCTTTGGACCGATGGTGCAGATAGGTGATGTGAGTGATGAAGAAAAACCACGTTTTGCTGCGTTGCGTAAAAATCAAAGTATTGAGACCATCTCCTACGAAGAAGCAATGGATCTGTTCAAACTTCCATTGACGCTGGGTGAATTTGAAGGTGAAGAAGTGAGTGTGAATGTGGGTCGCTTTGGACCGTATGTAAAATTTGGTGAGCAGTTTATTTCTATTCCACGTGGTGAGGAACCATTGGAAATAACAATGGACAGAGCAATAGAACTCATCAAAGAAAAACAAACAGCCGATGCACCTGTTGCCATGTTTGAAAACAAACCGGTAACGAAAGGCAAAGGGCGTTTTGGTCCGTTCATTAAATGGGATGGTTTGTTTATCAATGTACCCAAGCGCTATGATTTCGAAAATCTTTCTGCGAACGACATCAATGAACTGATCGAAGCAAAAGTGGAGAAAGAAGCCAATCGTTTTATTGTGCGCTGGCCCGATGAAAATATTGCAGTTGAGAACGGTCGTTGGGGACCTTTCATCCGCTTTGGTAAAAAGATGCTGAAGATCGATAAAAAGAAAGACGGCGAAAAATATACCACAGAAGAAGTGGCAAAAATGCCGGTGGAAGAGATTAAGAAAATGATCGAAGCACAGATGCCGGGAGCTTTCTCAAAACAAATAAAAGCGGCTGCAAAAAAAGCAGCTACGAAAAAGAAAGCGGCTACGAAGAAGGCTGCCAATAAGAAAGCAGCGCCAAAGAAGGCTGCGAAGAAGAAATAATCGAAAGTCCCGTTAAACGGGACTTTTTTTTTGTAAATTCAACTATGGAAAAGAAAAACATTGAACAACTGAAACAAAAGATTTACGACCAGGTTGCTCAACTACAGGATGAAGTTGCTTTGCAGTTACTCGAAGAAGCAACAGAAGCCTACCTCTCTCCTAATCAGAAAGATATTATTGATGAATTATCTCCTGCGCAGATCGTAAGATTAAATGAAGCAAAACTTCAGGTTGAAAATGCAGAAGTTGTATCGCATGATGCTGTTAAAGCAAAGTCAAGAGAATGGCTTACGAAGTAATATGGACTTTGCATGCAGAGGAAGATTACAGGCAGATTATTTTTTATCTGAAAAATGAATGGTCTGAGACCGTTGCACTACACTTCATCAACACAACAGAAGAAAGAATTGAACGGATTGCTGTTTTTCCTCTTTTAGGCATTGCATCTGAAAAAGATAATTCGATCAGAAGTATTGTTCTCACAAAACACAATAAACTGTACTACCAATTCCTTGAATCAAAAATTTATATTCTCTCATTATTCGACACAAGACAACATCCGGATAAAAATAAGTTTGAGTAATAACAACTATTCAACCGATTGCACGAACTGCCATTTACAATAACGCTCATTCATGAGTATTTTTCATGTAGGAAAATCGGTCATTTACACTTCGACTCCCTATATCTTTGCGGCGATTATAAACCTCAAACGATGAAACTGAGAAAACTTCAACTCATGAGTATTGCTTTCATGGGTTTACTCAACAACAGCTTTGCCCAGGAAAAAGAAATTGAACTCGACCCTATTACTATTACTGCGTCTTTAACTCCGGTAAGCGCTTCAAAGACCGGTCGCAATATTTTAATTATTAAAGGGGATGCACTGCAAAAACTTCCGGTGCAGTCGATCGATGAATTACTGCGGTACGTTCCCGGTGTGGAAGTGCAAAGCCGTGGACCCATGGGTGCACAGGCCGACATTACCATTCGTGGCGGCACCTTTCAACAAGTGTTGGTGATACTCGATGGTATCCGTTTAAATGATCCGCTCACAGGGCATTTCAGCGCCTACATTCCTATCTCTACAGCAGAGATCGATCGTATTGAGGTGTTGAAAGGTGCATCATCTGCTATCTACGGTACAGAAGCTGTGGGTGGTGTTGTGCATATTATCAGCAAAACATTTGCTAATAAAAAACAAACCAACGGCCATAAGATCAATGCTCAATTAACTGCCGGTGATTTTGGTTTATTCAATGCACAAGCCGGTGCATTTATTCATGAAAAGAATACAACAGCATCTGTTGGCGTAATTACCAACAACACAAAAGGACAGCAACTGCGTGGCACAAAAGGTTATTTCAATCTCACTACTATTTCTGCTTCTGTTAAACAAAAGCTTGGTGAAAATACAAGTGTTGCTTACCGCTTTGGTTATGATGACCGTGATTTTAATGCACAGAATTTCTATACAACTTTCTTAAGTGACACAGCAACGGAATCTGTCATCAGTCGCTGGCATCATCTCAAATTCATGCATAAAAAAAATAAACATAGTTTTTCGTTTGATGCTGGGTATAAAGAAGCAAATGATGTGTATCGTTTTCGTAAAGCTGTTAGTGCAAACGTGAACAACTCTTCTTTGCTCCAGGCATTGGCATTGCACGATTATGCGATCAATGATAAATCAACAATAACATCCGGTGTACAATTCATCAGCCGTAAAATTGTTTCGAACGACAGAGGCAACCATGAAGTATCGAATGCAGGTGCATTCGTAGTATTGAATCAAAAGATCGGGAAAGCATTGCAATTGAATCCTGCACTTCGTGTTGACTGGAATGAACGTGCCGGTTGGGAATTAATACCACAACTGAATGCCTCGTATCGTTATGAATCATTACTCTTTCGTGGGAGTATAGGTCGTACTACAAGAGATGGAGATTTCACTGAGCGGTTTAACAACTATCAGCGTAATCCTGTTCCATCAGGACAACGAATTGGTAATCCTGATCTGATATCAGAATCATCGTTGAGTTATGAAGTGGGGGCAGATTATTTTATTACTCCATCATTAAAAATTTCAACCACCTGGTTCGAACGTTTCCAGCAAGACTTGATCGATTACATCTTCACTCCTTATGCAAATATGCCACGCCAGGTGAATCTCGTTCCGGGGGGTAATTATTATCTGGCAAATAATATCGATAAAGTAAATACAACGGGGATTGAAACCGATGTACAATACACACATCAGTTTAGTGATCAGCATTCATTATCCGGCGGACTTGGTTTTGTATGGATGCGTAGCCGCAGCAGTGACACCATTCCTTCTCTCTACGTTTCAAACCATGCAAGAGAACTGATCAATTTTAATATAATGTACCGCTACAAAAAAATTGCAGTTAGTACAAATGGTTTGTTCAAAGCAAGAAGGTCACAACCAATTGCCGCACCGTTTGTGCCCATCAGTACTGATTATTTTATTTTGAATACACGTGTAGATTTCTTTCTCCTGAAAGATAAATTAGGTGTGTTTGTACAGGCCGATAATATTTTCAACCGTCGCTACAGCGATCTGCTCGGCAGCATTATGCCCACACGTTGGGTAATGGGTGGAGTAAAAGTGAACTTATAACATTCATACTGCCTATCTCCTCCCTGGAGGGGCGGCGATTGTTACTGCAAGGAATAATTGAAAGGGGTGGGTTAATAAAACCCACCCCTTCTTTTTATACAAACTAATTTCTTGATATTTGCATTCCATAAAAACGATTGATCGTATGCATGATTTTATTCAACAACTCGGCATCAAAGCACAGAACAGTGGCGTTTCAACAGGCGTAAACTGGTTAGCATCAACAGGTGAATTGATTACCTCCTCCTCTCCTGTTGATGGGAAAACAATTGCTTCAGTTACTTCAGCAGATAAAGCAACTTATGAAACCGTCATTGCAAAAGCACAAGCAGCTTTTGCAGAATGGCGCACATGGCCGGCACCTAAACGTGGTGAAATTGTCCGCCAGATCGGCGAAGCATTACGTGCAAAGAAAGAACCGCTCGGTCGATTGGTTTCGTATGAAATGGGCAAGAGTTTACAGGAAGGTTACGGTGAAGTGCAGGAAATGATCGACATCTGCGATTTCGCAGTTGGTCTGTCACGCCAATTACATGGATTGACCATGCACAGTGAACGTCCTTTGCATCGCATGTATGAGCAATGGCATCCATTAGGTATTGTGGGCATCATCTCTGCATTCAACTTTCCCGTTGCAGTATGGAGCTGGAACACCATGCTGGCATGGATCTGTGGTGATGTGTGCATCTGGAAGCCATCAGAAAAAACACCATTGTGTGGAATTGCGTGTCAGAATATTGTTGCAGAAGTATTTGCAAAAAATAATGTGCCCGAAGGCGTGAGTTGTTTAATTCAAGGCGGCAGGGAAATTGGTGAGTGGATGAGTAACGATCCAAGAGTGCCATTGGTTTCTGCAACGGGAAGTACAAGAATGGGTAAAGCAGTCGGCGCAGCCGTTGGTCAACGTTTGGGCAGAAGTTTATTAGAACTTGGTGGTAACAATGCCATCATCATCAGTGAACATGCTGATCTTAACATTGCTATCCGTGGTGCAGTGTTTGGTGCTGTTGGTACAGCCGGACAACGTTGCACAACAACACGTCGTTTGATTATTCATGAATCAATTTACGATACTGTAAAAGAAAAATTAGTTGCGGCGTATAAACAATTAAACATTGGTGACCCGTTAAATGAAAGCAATCATGTGGGTCCGTTGATTGATACAGATGCCGTGAAAAATTATTTACATGCTATTGAACAATGCAAAGCTGAAGGTGGACATTTCATTGTTAAAGGCGGCGTATTATCAGGTGCAGGTTATGAAAGTGGATGCTATGTAAAGCCATGCATGGCTGAAGCAAAACCAACTTTCAAAATTGTGGGGCACGAAACGTTTGCTCCTATTCTCTATCTCTTGAAATACAAAACCATCGATGAAGCCATCGCCATTCAGAATGGTGTGCCGCAAGGTTTATCATCTTCCATTATGACGCTGAACCTGCGTGAAGCAGAGCAGTTTCTATCAGTTGCCGGCAGCGATTGCGGTATTGCCAATGTAAATATCGGAACAAGCGGTGCTGAGATAGGCGGCGCCTTCGGTGGCGAAAAAGAAACCGGTGGCGGCCGTGAAAGTGGCAGCGATGCCTGGAAAAATTATATGCGCCGGCAAACCAACACGATCAACTATTCAGCAAATCTGCCTCTGGCTCAGGGAATTAAGTTCGATATTTAAGTAAGCGTTAACAGCTATATCCTTTCGTTTTAACGACTAATCAACAGCCGATGTTCAAAAAAGAACGCCGGCTGTTTCACTTAAAAAATTCTGCAAAATGTGGGTA
It encodes the following:
- a CDS encoding type II toxin-antitoxin system RelE/ParE family toxin, yielding MAYEVIWTLHAEEDYRQIIFYLKNEWSETVALHFINTTEERIERIAVFPLLGIASEKDNSIRSIVLTKHNKLYYQFLESKIYILSLFDTRQHPDKNKFE
- the amaB gene encoding L-piperidine-6-carboxylate dehydrogenase gives rise to the protein MHDFIQQLGIKAQNSGVSTGVNWLASTGELITSSSPVDGKTIASVTSADKATYETVIAKAQAAFAEWRTWPAPKRGEIVRQIGEALRAKKEPLGRLVSYEMGKSLQEGYGEVQEMIDICDFAVGLSRQLHGLTMHSERPLHRMYEQWHPLGIVGIISAFNFPVAVWSWNTMLAWICGDVCIWKPSEKTPLCGIACQNIVAEVFAKNNVPEGVSCLIQGGREIGEWMSNDPRVPLVSATGSTRMGKAVGAAVGQRLGRSLLELGGNNAIIISEHADLNIAIRGAVFGAVGTAGQRCTTTRRLIIHESIYDTVKEKLVAAYKQLNIGDPLNESNHVGPLIDTDAVKNYLHAIEQCKAEGGHFIVKGGVLSGAGYESGCYVKPCMAEAKPTFKIVGHETFAPILYLLKYKTIDEAIAIQNGVPQGLSSSIMTLNLREAEQFLSVAGSDCGIANVNIGTSGAEIGGAFGGEKETGGGRESGSDAWKNYMRRQTNTINYSANLPLAQGIKFDI
- the topA gene encoding type I DNA topoisomerase, with the protein product MAKNLLIVESPAKAKTIEKILGKDFEVKSCYGHIRDLEKDEMGIDVNNNFEPRYIVPDEKERVVKDLKALAKKSDEVWLATDEDREGEAISWHLCEVLGLDPYKTKRIVFHEITKPAIQKAVQNPRTVNMDLVHAQQARRILDRIVGFELSPVLWRKMSMRNNLSAGRVQSVAVRLIAEREREINAFTATSSFKIEALFTAKDLSDRNVTFKAEAKKQNTADDAEKFLNSCKGATYKVKDIQVRPGKKSPAPPFTTSTLQQEASRKLGYSVSRTMQLAQKLYESGKITYMRTDSVSLSDTALGDLTRTIKGMYGDKYHQFRKFKNKNESAQEAHEAIRPTYMENTTVEDQDLRRLYELIWKRTMASQMADAELERTTALISISSNNEELKAEGEVLKFDGFLKVYREDKDDDDINEDETQEGMLPPLAVGQQLPLNEMNATERFTRPAPRYTEASLVKKLEELGIGRPSTYAPTISTVLKRGYVEKRDKEGVRRDFRVLQLKNDAVSKSMEQENTGAEKSKLFPTDLGLVVTDFLKQHFESIMDYGFTAHIEGEFDDVAEGKLKWNTMLEEFYSPFKRDVDNTIENAERIKGERELGIDAESGKKIVARMGRFGPMVQIGDVSDEEKPRFAALRKNQSIETISYEEAMDLFKLPLTLGEFEGEEVSVNVGRFGPYVKFGEQFISIPRGEEPLEITMDRAIELIKEKQTADAPVAMFENKPVTKGKGRFGPFIKWDGLFINVPKRYDFENLSANDINELIEAKVEKEANRFIVRWPDENIAVENGRWGPFIRFGKKMLKIDKKKDGEKYTTEEVAKMPVEEIKKMIEAQMPGAFSKQIKAAAKKAATKKKAATKKAANKKAAPKKAAKKK
- a CDS encoding TonB-dependent receptor plug domain-containing protein, coding for MKLRKLQLMSIAFMGLLNNSFAQEKEIELDPITITASLTPVSASKTGRNILIIKGDALQKLPVQSIDELLRYVPGVEVQSRGPMGAQADITIRGGTFQQVLVILDGIRLNDPLTGHFSAYIPISTAEIDRIEVLKGASSAIYGTEAVGGVVHIISKTFANKKQTNGHKINAQLTAGDFGLFNAQAGAFIHEKNTTASVGVITNNTKGQQLRGTKGYFNLTTISASVKQKLGENTSVAYRFGYDDRDFNAQNFYTTFLSDTATESVISRWHHLKFMHKKNKHSFSFDAGYKEANDVYRFRKAVSANVNNSSLLQALALHDYAINDKSTITSGVQFISRKIVSNDRGNHEVSNAGAFVVLNQKIGKALQLNPALRVDWNERAGWELIPQLNASYRYESLLFRGSIGRTTRDGDFTERFNNYQRNPVPSGQRIGNPDLISESSLSYEVGADYFITPSLKISTTWFERFQQDLIDYIFTPYANMPRQVNLVPGGNYYLANNIDKVNTTGIETDVQYTHQFSDQHSLSGGLGFVWMRSRSSDTIPSLYVSNHARELINFNIMYRYKKIAVSTNGLFKARRSQPIAAPFVPISTDYFILNTRVDFFLLKDKLGVFVQADNIFNRRYSDLLGSIMPTRWVMGGVKVNL